CCAATCCCGATGCCGGCCCCGCCGCTTCCGGTGCGGACATCGTGCTCGACCAGGCAAAGGTGTTCGATACCACGGCCGAAGCGGTCGCTGACTGCGCGCACGTCTATGCGACGACCGTGCGCAAGCGCGGCGTCACCAAGCCGGTCTTCACGCCCGAAACGGCGGCAAGGGAGATCGCGGCCGCCGACGGACGCAGCGCCATTCTGTTCGGGGCCGAGCGGTCGGGGCTCGAGACGGAGGACGTCGCGCTGGCGCGCGCGATCCTGACCGTTCCCGTGAACCCGCACTTCAGTTCGCTCAATCTCGCGCAAGCAGTGATCCTGTGCGCCTACGAATGGTCGCGCCACCGCGACCTTGCTATGCCGACCGTGGAGGAAATCCTTCCTCCGGCACCCCAGGCCGATCTGGAAGGCCTGATCGCGCATTTCGAAAAGCTCCTCGAACCGCGCGGGTACTTCCTTCCCGAAGCACGGGCGGCAGCAACCCGTCGCACGCTGCGCACGGTTCTTACCAAACCGGCTTGGAATCATCTCGAAATACGGACATTACGCGGCGTCCTGAGCACATTGGATCGTGGCTCGGACAGACGGGATCAGTTCGAATGACTCAATCGGGTGCGATTATGGGCCACCCACAGCCGTGGCCGGTGCATAACCCTTGGCTGACGAAAGCCGATTTCCTCCTCATGCGCCATCTCAGGGTGGCGCGGGCGCGCTCAATGCGGCTCCTGCGCGGCAGGATAGGCGGCCTTACGCCGGCCCGGAACCGGTACGGCGTCACCATGTGGCCGGACTGGTCCGACAAGACCTTCGCCTATTGCCACTACGGCACGTACGGGCGGTACCTGAGCGATCTCCTCGCATCGATAGACCGGCCGTTCTGCTTTCTGGACATCGGCGCCAATCAGGGCCTGTTTTCGCTCGTCGCGGGCAAAAACCCCCATTGCAGGTCCATCGTTGCGCTCGAGCCGGTGCAGCGCACCCATGACAAGCTCGCAGCAAACCTGACGCTGAACGACCTCGACCCGAAAGCGAGCCGGATACGGGCCGCCCTGTCGGATCGCGACGGCGAATGCCAGATCACCTTGCGCGACGCGCATAGCGGGATGGCGACGCTGGGCTCGCATCTCAGCGATGTCCGCGACTGCCGGCACAGCGAAACGGTGCGGCTGATCACCATGCGTACGCTGGACGAATACCTGCCGTCTGACCTGCCCATATTCGCGAAGATCGATGTCGAAGGGCACGAACCTGTCGTGCTGCAGCAATTGCTCCGCTCCTCGCACCGATCGAACATCCTCGCCATGTTCTACGAGATGGACGAGCGCTGGGCCGATGCCGGCGCGGTCGCGGCCATGCTGGCCGATGCCGGTTTCGAAACGTCGCGCAAATACGGACGCGGCGTGCATTACGACGTTCTGGCCACCAGGAACGATGCCGCGGGCGGCCTTGCGGACATCGGCGACCAGGAACTGCTCTACGCCGTTCCGGCGGAGTGATCAGCGGCGCAGCCGGTCCCACTCGACCATTTCGTAGGCGATCGAAGCTTCGACGAGGCTATCCCAGATCGTGCCGATTTCCCCGGCAGGCAAATTCCTCGATCCCGCATCGGCCACGACGGCCGCGATCACGCTTGCCTTGCGCGCTTCGTCCCGGACCTGTTCGCGCTCGGTCTTGATGCGCGCGGCGGCCCGCATGTATCTGAAACGCCGGTCGAGAAGGTCTACCAGTTCACGGTCAGTCGCATCGACGCCCTGGCGCACGTCTTCCATCGTTTCGCACGCGTCGGGCAGCTTGTAATCGTCGGTCATGCCAAGCGCCCTGCCCCGCTTGCCAGCCCGTGTCGAGCGCCTATCTCCCGACTTGACGATTGGCGCCGCGCTGCTAAAGCGCGCGCTTCGCGAATTGGCCCCGCATCCCGGTGAAGCGGTGGCCGCGCAGGACGCAAAGGTCGTGCGGGCGATGCCGGGTTGGATGGCCGCAACAGGTGCGGTCCACGCAAATTTGGAGAATACCCATGACGAAGCGCACACGCGCCAAGCACAAGCTCGACCGCCGGATGGGCGAAAACATCTGGGGTCGTCCCAATTCCCCGGTCAACAAGCGTTCCTACGGTCCCGGCCAGCACGGCCAGCGCCGCAAGGGCAAGACCAGCGACTTCGGACTGCAGCTGCGCGCCAAGCAGAAGCTCAAGGGCTATTACGGCGACGTCACCGAGAAGCAGTTCAAGGCGACCTACACCGAAGCGAGCCGCATGAAGGGCGACACCGGCCAGAACCTGATCGGCCTGCTCGAACA
This genomic interval from Qipengyuania sp. JC766 contains the following:
- a CDS encoding RNA methyltransferase yields the protein MATDAPIIVLVRPQLGENIGKAARAMLNFGLVELRLVAPRDGWPNPDAGPAASGADIVLDQAKVFDTTAEAVADCAHVYATTVRKRGVTKPVFTPETAAREIAAADGRSAILFGAERSGLETEDVALARAILTVPVNPHFSSLNLAQAVILCAYEWSRHRDLAMPTVEEILPPAPQADLEGLIAHFEKLLEPRGYFLPEARAAATRRTLRTVLTKPAWNHLEIRTLRGVLSTLDRGSDRRDQFE
- a CDS encoding FkbM family methyltransferase; the encoded protein is MRHLRVARARSMRLLRGRIGGLTPARNRYGVTMWPDWSDKTFAYCHYGTYGRYLSDLLASIDRPFCFLDIGANQGLFSLVAGKNPHCRSIVALEPVQRTHDKLAANLTLNDLDPKASRIRAALSDRDGECQITLRDAHSGMATLGSHLSDVRDCRHSETVRLITMRTLDEYLPSDLPIFAKIDVEGHEPVVLQQLLRSSHRSNILAMFYEMDERWADAGAVAAMLADAGFETSRKYGRGVHYDVLATRNDAAGGLADIGDQELLYAVPAE
- a CDS encoding chorismate mutase, yielding MTDDYKLPDACETMEDVRQGVDATDRELVDLLDRRFRYMRAAARIKTEREQVRDEARKASVIAAVVADAGSRNLPAGEIGTIWDSLVEASIAYEMVEWDRLRR